The Periplaneta americana isolate PAMFEO1 chromosome 16, P.americana_PAMFEO1_priV1, whole genome shotgun sequence genome segment TCACATCGCTTAGATATCCCTTCAGCTAATCCACTAACCTTGTTACATACATTGTAAAAGACCTGGATCTTCTCGGAGATAACCGGTTTTCCTTCCGTTGATAATTTTCATGTGGCTATTAAACtggttattgttttttttttttaattgggttattttacgatgctatgtggtaacaattaatattggaggagaaaaattcgctccggcgctggggatcgaacctgggtccttggttctacgtaccaagtgccctcaccattgagctatgccgaagtccaAGCCACAATCCATAACagacatattctgtaggaccaataaaataatatctttagtaaattcttctagcaacaatgcatatttctgtacatattactgtggaatcctggccatcaagtcactcaatcgagtgtgctccttgtataatagcagttgatttaattaaaatgtcaacataatgcctaacttggagtcaggccacaaagggaagaaACACTGGagaggggagttcgatccagtgctgtgcaTTGGACTTCggagtagctcaatggtgagagcgcttggtacgtagaaccaaggacccgggttcgatctctggtgttggagcgaatttttctcctccaatattaattgttaccataacagatatattccgtaggactaataaaataatatcttgaGTAAATTACTATCTCTTCCCTTCCTCAAGATTTCTCCCCTCCCTGAACTTCATGTCACATCACGAACTCGACGATCGTCATTCAAATGCATAATCCACTTTGCTGAGAGGTCGAAAAATTTCAGTTAAAATGTAGGTTGATTCGTTTAATTTAACCACATTAATAAGCAGTCTTAGATGACTATGACCATACACCATTACATTCACTGGATTTTACTGCCAATGTTAACCCTTCCTATTACTACGGTAAGTACTTATAATTCTCTTTCATTACGTCATTGGTAACTTTATCCCTTCTATTGAATTCCCCCTGAACCTCTCGAGGCGATAACATAAGTTCTCCTTTTCTCATTAAGTTACCTCAGTGCTTCTTGTGGTGGGGGAGTGTGCTGCAGTGGTTCACTTCTGAAAAATTACAAATCTGATAATTCAGCATCCCTGATAATGAGGAAATATAGTCTAGTGTGATTCTTATGGTTGTAGCTATAGCCTATTGTTAGTAAGCCTGAGAAGTCATTGTTTGTTAGTATCTCCAGATAAGGTTTTATTTAATACTAAATAAACTGGAACTCCATACCTGAGGTTGGCTTCTTagtttttgaaaaataaattatagtacCTTTAAAGTAAGTTGTTGCAGTAGGCCAAAGTAGGCTAGATTATGTGAAGATCATTTCATGACTGAAGTACACATATGCTATTTGTGCTTAACTAATACAAGTAAATTGCTTAGCAGGATAATCGGTCTGATGTTCATTATGCCGTTCTTGCTTTCAACCACTCACTTAAAcctggaaaaaaatatttctttcactcCATTCTCCTGTCTACACACACTGTCCTCATCACCCCCTTCTCTTCGTCTCTCTCCACATTGTCTGATCTTTcctatttctttgtttatatcTCGTTGGTATAACTCGCAACTGTTACTGTATGGCGCGGTGTTCATTAGTGGAAGCAGGTGGGAAACACATTAGCTGCACGGGCACTGCAGCAAATGAAAACCTCCTCGGCATAACAAAACAGTGTCAGTATAATAGTATGGTGGACTGTCTTGAATATTATAAAATTCCAGGCTAAATAATAAAGCTTTCTTTGAACCTGAGGTGACAGCTTATAATTGGTGGAAGagtcataaaaatgaattggATAAATTTTAACGACAAAGTGTTCCCTGTAATTCAACAGTTATTCACAGCTAAGGCCTCTTCTGCTAATGTTGAGTGCATTTTTTAATCATTTGAATTAGTCCACTCTGAAGTTAGAAACAGATTGGGAACAGAAAAAGCCTCAAATTTGGTTTTTCTGTTTAGCGTGTTCAGTAAGGAGGCAAATTTGGATGATTTTGATGTCAGTTTTTTGATGGACGAGAAAAAGGAACAGTAGAGTGTGAGCAGGGGGAGTTATATAGATACCTCATCTGTGACCTGTcatgaaaagaaaaaatgtagcctacaaagtttatttagtttttttctttctttctggatCAGTTTatcaatgttattaatataataaaatcagtGTGATGTTGCAAAACAAATACTGTTTTATTTTTCGTTGTTTATAGTTAATgttaaaaacagaaattatttaaaccaaaaaaacctgatttaaaccaaagaaaaaaacagcatctttgtttttttttttaaagcttattttttatttgccaACTCTATTAGTGACTAGTTCTTAAACTGTGTAACATTGCTTTGTTTACTCTGATTTGCAGTTCAAAGTCATGTAATGGAGCGAAAGGAGATTCAGAGTATTGCATTGGCACCAGCAGTTGCCACACCATTTGCTGCTGCATGGTCTGAAGATAACAGAATTTCTCTTATTACAGAGAGAGGAGTGCATGTTGTAGTAAGTATGAAGAaaacttacaattttattgtatattgaaGCAATTGATATTTGTTCATTTTACTTCCATTTCCGTATATGAGGGATGTATTTAGtttataaaaacacttatttggTAATGGTATTAAAGCTTTGTGCATTTTCTGACCTCAACAAATGGATATACTAAATTACTTTGATCATAAAATTGAGCGTTAAAGAATGTCAGATGTCATTATAGACAAAGATAATGCATTATTTTTGCTATaacaaatttcattaataatgtGATGAATAGAAGCAAACATTGTAAAACTTTTCTCTCGCAAATGTTGATAATTTTCAACAGAAATTTGTGAGGTTGACATGAtagcagaagaaataaaatcagtattgttattacttaGAAGTGTAGACTTCTAAAAGAGTTCTCTTCTTTCTCAGACTCAATTTTTTCTGTTATAGCACCATTTTCAAGAAGTGACCAACACTTTCACAGTcattaatattaaagttatttctcGTTGTAATCTATTCCATGGTGCTGTAACACGTTTAGTTCAaatgtatacataattatatattgtagAAACTAAGTATAGCTTTACAATTCtaaaatttatattgtatatGTGGTAGTTAATAGATAGTAATATTTATGAAGTTTCAAATTTCTTTACTTACTGTAAACTGATggagaaagaaacttattttatatGCGACAAATTGCCCCCTGACTTTATAGTTACCAAATGAATCAAACTaatggtattattttaatgtaaaggaGAAGTGTCTGAGAGGAACTGAAGTCACATTATTTACAAACACACTCATATTTTTGTTGGCATACAGTATAtgaattataatttcatattgaTGTGGTCGCATCACCATTGTCCTAACATATACTAAGGTTTGTAGGActgctttataaataatatatacattgaGTGGTAAGGACGTGATTTTCAGTGACATGATTTTTCGCACTGTCTTCACATTTTCCTTATATTCTTCTGCAACTCAAAATTTTTGGCATATATGCTGGGGACTTTCTGTATTTATGGAGAAAAAGTTCATATTATAGTAAATGTTAGCTCGTGTGATCTTATAAACTTATATAAAAGTTGTCGGAAACAAATGTTTCTCTTAAGATTCGtttccactattaaacatttaacaacaacatgttgaatttaacatgtatatggacatttcaaatctcaattgacttaacatgttgactgagtatgttgaagttaacacttttaacatgttggcgtgttttccagcagcaatggaaaacatgtcaagtcaattcttTTGCTCGTGTAGTTTCGGTACAGTTTGGGAAAGTTcctacagtttccatagcaacaactataagttccAATTTTGTGAcacgtatcttgatcatttttatactatcattggtccttggtgttgggtgtaagttgttcgaagtaatggaatggacaaaagaaaatacattagaataaaattaatgcattgATGGAAAGACCTTGTTTGTgagatgtgtctgcaaaagaatacggagacaaaacaaagaaggccaaatgttttagagaactggcattattatttaattgttctcgagaatacaatagagagttttcgcactctcgtcgtatGCTAaatgttaatgctatgttgacgtcagtgatggtcgtatttggtgatgtatgttaacgttcgtaaaacttcggaaagaataattatacaatattacctactcctttaacatctatcatgttgtaggccctatgatagtcaatcaatcgcgttgtaattattttaattgagatgaaatggctgctcttaaattgtgcctTTCTCTGATGTAACAgaaagtatttttgcagcactgtattaaaatcgtgttctgacattctcagcaagtttttgaatccaaatcgatcttcaacttcAAGCTCATTTAGAATGTattctgcatagtgtcttttgctaagatattgccgcacccacattctcattttcttccttttcaaggccttgtaacaagcaatagaggcaattacaaaagtcaaatgatcatctgagtccattgtccaaggtttgaaaataaaacactatctacattaaaatctcatagactgtttatggtggactacgcaaaaaaaagtcaagtttaacatgtttaacagtgtggtcaaagtgttaaattaaattatcattaacatgttcaatcaacgtgttgggatgttaacggtaaacaatttaacatttaacatgttattgttaaatgtttaatagtggagatgaGCCTTTACTGTGATATGACTGAAGATCCgaatattgcataattttcaatagtcgaAGTACagtttttacagtgttttcaatACGATAAAAAATAACACTAATTATCAGGGAtgcattaaataattttatgtaattaacataaattaattgtATGCAAGGTATTTACCagtaaaaagaattctttgactgaaaataaattagtagctTTTATTCCAATTATTTATGTGCTCTTTCCAAGTGATTTCTGACACAATGTTGTATgaaaatgtttttgttatttgtccaaattcaatatttttctgaTGTTATATAATGCAGtaatatttgatcattttcacaaccataatatTTACTTGTATTAAGCAGCATTCTATGAACATACAAGTTTTTGTTCACAACTTCGAGTGCCATTTCTCATAGAATGCCTAAGAGGAAATGAAGTGACGTAATTATGCCTGGATTTAACTTTTCGAATGTATACTTTTACAAATGTTAGGTACTGCTATTGATAAAGCTCATTATAAGCTGGGTAAGAAAGTTATTGAATTTCTCAATATAACAGAGCAGAGAGTTGGATACAGTCTTGAAATGTGAGGAAATGTGTGAGATGAACTGGGTAAGAAAACTATAttaattttcagagtacaaataatGCATTCCTTAGTATGTAGTACATGGAAGTTACTCTTAGTTGAACCATCCTTGTCTTCAGTAGACTGCAGTCCCTCATGATTCTGTACAACTACTGGTGGATAAAAACAGTTTACCAGTATTCTTTTTCATCAACATAGCTCGGATTGCTATGCATCAGATGCATTTGTGAGAATAGATTGCAATAGAAGTGATATGATAGCTTCTGAAAGAAattacttaaacagttttttctatATGTTTAATGGAATACAAAATGTGAATTACAACTTCATGTTAACGTGGTTATATCACCATTCTCCTAATATATGAAGTTTGTAGGGCAGTATTgattcatgtccacacctgtggagtaacatcCAGTGCATCagactgtgaaaccaggtggtcccggttcgaatcccagtcagagcaagttacctggttgatgttttttccggggttttccctcaacccaatatgagcaaatgctgagtaactatctgtactggaccccagactcatttcaccggcattatcaccttcacatcattcagatgctaaataacctcgatgttgatacagcgtcataaaataactcactaaaaaaaTTGATTCATCATTAATGAATAGTAAATACTTCCAGTGACAAGCacttaattttcattaatattagtcTTTTCACATTTTCCATGTTTTTTCGTGCAACTCTTAACTGTatattttagtagagccatcgatgtagctcagtcggcagactcgctggcctgctgatccagagttgcactcagGCTTGGGTTGAATCCCCCATTTGATCTCATTGGTTGGTTTCTTTCGAGGCTTTTCCCAGCCATGGGACTGATgccagatggtctatggcgagtcctcggcttcacttcatttcaccccctttgatctgattacctggttgggttttttcccgaggttttccccaaccgtaaggcaagtgccaggtaatcttttggcgaatcctcggacctcacctcatctcactacatcttgcaaaattgtaaaatattgtaaaaattgcaattgtaattattgtaatcttgtaaaattttgacttgttccacatcttaaagtttcattgctaatgtaagatctatggaatataataaataaaataaataaataaaataaacttctgaTGTATTTTCTGCGGATTTTGTATTTTTGTGGGAAAGAATTTCATGTTAAAGTATTAGGGATGTGATCTTATAAACATTTGCAGAAGTTGACAAAAACAGAATTGTAAGCAATTTAGGAACCTAGTAAGAGATTTGGCAGTAATGCATGTTCCTCTCTTTATTGGCAGGATGGTGctggtaaaaaatcttccaaataTTATCAAACTAACTTGACTCTCTCCAGAGGGATGCTTGAGGACGTGATGTATTACTTGAGAATCATCGTTCTTCTGAGCCTTGTTTCTCTAGCATCTTGTGGTGACATCACAAGTAATGTGTTTGGCACTGTGACAGATGTAATGCCAGCTGCATTTGGGGATTTCAATGCTGATGAATTGACAGATTTGTTTGTGTTGCACGGCAAGTCCAATACATTGGAAATAATGTTGGCGTATGAGCAGGAGCCTCTTCTTCGAAGTGGTGAAGGTTTAAGTTGTATGTTTTCCAACAAACATATCACTAGTGTGGTACCTGGAAATTTTGATGGCGATTCACATATGGACATCATGGTGACTGCCTTAGATAAGCAAGCAAAGGATGGCCTTACATACATTTTCATACTTTGGGGTGGAGTGAACCATCTGAACTGCAGTAATGAGACTGAAGTTCACAAAGTAAGAGGCCAGCCATTGGTGCTTGACTTTAATCACGATATGATAGTGGACTTGTTTGGAGAAGATGAACATGGTAACAGAACAGTTTGGGTATCCAATGCAAATAGAACTGGAAAAGTTACACCATATCCAATGAATTTTACAGATGATGTTCAGAAGGTGCCATTGAGGTTACCACATTCACATGCATTTCTAGATCTAAATGGAGATTTTTCCCCAGATCTCTTCCTTTCGACAGAAAAAGGTTTTGAAATTTGGCTATCTACAGAACATGAGGGACTGATTTACAATAAGACTATCCCGCCACCTGATGGAGTCAAAGTGGAACAGATGGGCCAGTCACTGTTTTTGGATCTGGAGCTAACTGGGCAAATGTACCATCTGGTTCCTGTATGTCTGAGTGGCTTTGAGGATTGTAAACCATGTACCAAAAGCACATTGTTTGCCTATGTAAATGGAAAATGGCATGATCTGAACCCCGAATTAAAGAGCACTGCAAACCAGATATGGGGATTCTATCAGTGTCGAGGCACTGCCTACACCGATACAGTGACTCTTCGAGGAGGAGACTTTAACATGGATGGTTACCCTGATCTGCTTGTCACGTTGTCTGTGAAGAACTTAAATTCCACAGCATTCTTTCTGGAAAACGTGGAGAGTAAATCTGGAAATCTTAGTCGAACATATACCATTCGTGGAGATGCTCTTGCTCCAATGAGCAATACAACGTCAATGGCGGCATTTTATGATTTGTACCAAGATGGAATTTTGGATGTGATTTTGTTCGGCCAGAATAAAGTCCAAGCATTCAGAAATACATTAGATTATGATGCCAACTTCGTGAAAGTGATGGTTCTGACAGGCACAGACCGAGGTGGTAATTTGCCAGGACCTCGAATTTCGTATCACACAACAACACAGGATGGAAATCCACGTGCAGCTGTGACAGCGCAACTACCACAATCTGCTCACTTCTCCCTTGGCTTGCCATACACCATATTTGGTCTTGGACGTACGCCTAATTTTGTGGACACACTTACTGTGGGTGTGGCTGGTCAGTCTAGAGATTGGACACAGATAATACCTAACTCTCAGATGGTTGTGATCCCCTCTCCTCTCGCCCATCCAAATAAGTGGCGAGCTCAGCTGTTCATCACTCCGAGCAAGATGATTCTTCTCAGTGTTGCAGCCCTCACAGGAACATGTGGCCTCATCACAGCAATTATTGGTGCTCTGTACTGGAAAGAGAGGAGAGAGGATCGTATTGAGAAGTTGCAGGAAGCTCATAGATTTCATTTCGATGCCATGTAATTTTAAGTCACTTAGGACTAGTTTTAAAGTTCATTTTATTACTCAATTTACAACATTATTCATACTTGACTAGTGTTGTGAGATTCAACaattataaattgtattttttatttatttactggtatttattatgtacaattttgtatttaCATTTCTCTAAATTAGCttgaattttaattgaaatttaattagAACCGGATTCtgaattacatattttcttataatcATAAACAGTTAATATTCAGCCTACTGcccatttaatattgtaaagaaaacttgaaaattttattatgtacagCTGTCTTATTTGATGTACCTATTTGAATTAAATGTGTTTTATAGATTTTATCTATACTGGATCTTATAATTCTGTAGATAACTTTTACTGTCTTGCATTTGAACTTGTTTCGGTTGTGATTTATCTTTGAGTCATGCAGCTTTTACATCTAGGTTGTGCTGTGATATTCCTCGCTTCAGTATTATGTGAAGGACTTCAAAATAAAACTTGCCAAGTTGAAAGGAGTTTATCTTAACATATGAAAGCATTATTAGAGTATGTGTGTATTCTAATGAGATTATGTTTTGTCATCCATATTGCTGAAGCTTTAATGGCTGAAAAATTTGTTAATCtctaaatgtttatttttcaatatttgaaGGTTACCTTACTTACCATACCAAAGATGCGCccaaatttatttatgtattgtctTTATAACAGTGACTGTATATTTGTTGAGGGGCGCCAAATGTTTTGGTTTAAAGACATTTGCACAGTTTTTCTGCAGTGAAGTTCAGAggacatatttttaaatgattgtcCTAAAAATTAGGCTTTGAGATAAACAGTATATTCAAGTGCAGAATTCAGTTACTGCAGTATGTTTAACTCCCGGAATTTACAGCTGCTGGAATTTAAACCTTTTCCGGCAGCATTTATATTATTCAAATGTTTTATACACTATCTCTTTTTGGCTGGCCTTTTAAACAGTGCAATTCTGAAATATACTGTCAAGCTTTTTAAATCTTTGTTcactgttaaaatttaaaaaatatacttctCTGAAATTAATGTGTGTTCATAGAGTGATGATTATAATTGATCTCCTAGTGTCAAGTTTAAGAACATGTAGAGCTGTGTTTCATTATCTAAAATTTGCATTCAGAGACAATTCTAATCTTAATGTGAGATTAACACTTATATGTTGCACTTTGGGAATTCTGTTTTTGTAAATATTTGGAGATGACTGATTGAACTGAA includes the following:
- the LOC138716477 gene encoding T-cell immunomodulatory protein isoform X2, whose protein sequence is MERKEIQSIALAPAVATPFAAAWSEDNRISLITERGVHVVDGAGKKSSKYYQTNLTLSRGMLEDVMYYLRIIVLLSLVSLASCGDITSNVFGTVTDVMPAAFGDFNADELTDLFVLHGKSNTLEIMLAYEQEPLLRSGEGLSCMFSNKHITSVVPGNFDGDSHMDIMVTALDKQAKDGLTYIFILWGGVNHLNCSNETEVHKVRGQPLVLDFNHDMIVDLFGEDEHGNRTVWVSNANRTGKVTPYPMNFTDDVQKVPLRLPHSHAFLDLNGDFSPDLFLSTEKGFEIWLSTEHEGLIYNKTIPPPDGVKVEQMGQSLFLDLELTGQMYHLVPVCLSGFEDCKPCTKSTLFAYVNGKWHDLNPELKSTANQIWGFYQCRGTAYTDTVTLRGGDFNMDGYPDLLVTLSVKNLNSTAFFLENVESKSGNLSRTYTIRGDALAPMSNTTSMAAFYDLYQDGILDVILFGQNKVQAFRNTLDYDANFVKVMVLTGTDRGGNLPGPRISYHTTTQDGNPRAAVTAQLPQSAHFSLGLPYTIFGLGRTPNFVDTLTVGVAGQSRDWTQIIPNSQMVVIPSPLAHPNKWRAQLFITPSKMILLSVAALTGTCGLITAIIGALYWKERREDRIEKLQEAHRFHFDAM